From the Tepidimicrobium xylanilyticum genome, the window CATGCAAAACACCTCCAAATATGTTAATTTTAATTTAACTGTATATACTTATATTTTAACATTTTAAATAGAATATATTATAACCATATTGCTTTTATCTGTTATACATAAAAGTAATAATCATGCCAAATTAGCGTGTTAAATAAAGTGGGGCACTGAGATCTGACCCCAGTATCCCCATTAGCACTATTCCTCGAAAGTTCCAAATACAACTGCTTTTCTATTCTCTACCATAATCTTGCCCTTCGCTATGACCATGTCAATATCTAACGATTTCTCATCGAGAATGCAAAGGTCAGCATCAAAATATCTTTCTATTCTACCTTTCCCATTAAGCTTAAGAATTTTAGCAGGATTGCATGTTACTGCCCTAATTGCTATTTCTAACGGGATATTTTCATTGAATACACAATCCTTTATCCCTACCAATAAGCTGATGGACTTCCCTACCCCTATTCCAACAAACTCCTTCTTTTCATTGAATATGGGTAGGCTTCCCTGACCATCAGAGCTTAGGGTGAAATTATCTAAGTGTATTCCTTCCTCTAAAATCCTTTTTAAGCCCTTGCTAAAGCTTACCTCCCCATCCTGCTCCTCCCAAAGTTCGGGATCCTCACTGGCGGTAAAATCTATATACCCTCCCATCTTAGCATATTTTATAGCATCTTCAAATAGCTCCGAGTTTCTGTTAATATGAGTAGGTAAAAATTGAGTAATAGGAATTTCAGTTTCCTCAATAGTTCTAAATAGGAATTCAAGCTTTCTTGGTCCATCACCTACATGAACGTTTACAATTCCAGCCTTTCCCGATAACATACCTGCAACACGTGCATCCGCTGCAGCCCTTATGAATTCCTCAAATGTAGGCTGAGATGACCTATGATCTGAAATAGCAACCTCACCAATACCTATTACCTTGTCTATAAACATTATGTCCTTCATTATCTCTCCAGTAAGAGTATTTAGGGGTAATCTATAGGAACCAGTATAAACATAGGTAGTAATGCCTTCTTCCTCCAACCCCCTTGCCTTAGCCAATAAAGCATTCATGTCCCTAGCAACACCGTCAGTGCCAAGGGTTCCAACTACAGTCGTAACCCCTGCAGTTGTAAAACTAGATAGGGTAGCTTCAGGAGTCCTAGTGGAAAAACCCCCTTCTCCGCCTCCACCTAAAATGTGGACATGACAGTCTATAAATCCTGGTACTAAAATCTTACCAGTACCATCTATCTCCTTTACTTCTACTAAGCCATTTAAATTTATATGAATTTTATCTTCTATTGCTGCAATTTTATCTCCCATCAACAATATATCCTTTATTCCTATAGGTTCCGGTTTGTAGACATTAATATTTCTAATAATTGTAATCATAGCCATCATCCCTCTTATTGAAAATTAGAATTCACCAATTATCCACAAACTATATCCATTATCCTCAGATAATTTTTATAGCTTATCCTTTCAATATCTTCTTGTGAAAATCCCCTTTCCTGCAATTTACTTATGAGATTTGGAGCTTTGGATATATCCTCTATTCCAGAAGTTCCTCTGTAGGGGTCTTCTATGAAGGATTGGGATGTGTCCTCCTCTAGATATTCAAAGAAGTCGAATCCAAAGGCTAGATGGTCTATTCCAATCAGTTCAGCTATGTGCTCCATATGGTTTATGAGGTAGTCCACATTCCTCTTATCCCTGTCCGCATGTATGAACTCGTTGAAGGCATTAATCCCTATAAGACCACCCCTTTCTCCTATGGCCTTTATCTGCTCATCCGTTAAATTTCTTTTCACTGGACAAAGAACCCTTGCATTGGAGTGAGAGGCAATAATAGGCTTAGTTGCAACCTTATATATATCCCAGAAGGTTCTGTCATTTGCATGGGATACATCAAGAATAATCCCTAGATTCTCCATTATCTTTACAGCTCTTTTACCTAACTCTGTAAGACCTCTATTCGTATCGCCCCTAGCCCCTGTTCCAAAAGCATTTTGTTCATTCCAGGTAAGACTTATCTGTCTGAAACCCAACTGATATAGAACATATATCCCTTCTGGATCATCACCTAAAGGACTTAAACCTTCCATTCCAAGAATCACCGCCAGCTTTCCTTCAGCTACAGCAGCATAAAAACCTTTAGAATTAAATATTACCCTTAGGATATCCTGATTTTCCCATATCTCCTGACACATATATTTTATGCTTTCCAAAAACCTCTCCTTTGGCCTTTCAACATGAGGAGGGTCAATCCATACTATAAAGGCACCTCCTGCCATATCCCCTTTTTTAAACCTATCTAGGTGGTATCTTTTTATTATATCCCTTTCCCCTAAGCTCCTTTTTACCGTTACATCCGTCCATATATCACCATGTATGTCAATTAACATAGTACACCTCCCAAAATAAGAGGGTAAATCTGCAACCTCTTTATATTTATCACTTAAAATTACCCATTAATATATTACAATAACCAATAATATATCCTAAATTGATTAAAGGCTACACCTACTATTATAGTAGAAACTGACGATAAAAAACACACCCTTCTAATCAAAATATTTTGATTAGAAGGGTGCTTTACTTTCATATATCTATATATTCTCTTTTCTAAATGCCTTCATTAAGGATACCATTGCTAACAACATTACGAATATAAATGGAAAGGCTGCTGCAACGGAGGCAGTTTGTAAAGCTTCTAATCCACCTGATAATAACAAGGCTGTTGCTAATAAGGCTTGCACCACACCCCAAAGAAACTTCTTGCTATTGGTCGGATTTAAGTCCCCATTAGAAGTAAACATTCCAAGTACGAAAGTAGCTGAATTGGATGACGTTATAAAGAATGTAGTCAATAAGATTACCGTAATAAAAGATAATATATTGGTTAATGGATAGTATTCAAACACCTTAAATAAAGCCGTTTCTGGAAACTGAGCTGCTTGTGATAAGGTATCCAATCCCACTGTATCAGATAGATTTAATCCTAAACTGCCAAATGCGGCAAACCAAATGATGGATACTAAAGCTGGTGCTAATATGACCCCTCCAACAAACTCCTTTATGGTCCTTCCTTTTGAAATTCTTGCAATAAAGCTGCCTACAAATGGAGCCCAAGCTATCCACCAGGCCCAATAGAATATTCTCCAATTGTTAACCCAGCTATTGTCTCCAAAGGCACTTATGCTTAAGCTATCCTTAATGAAATCGCTAATATATAAACCCAAACCGTTGGTAAAATTGTTTATTATAGCTAAAGTTGGTCCCAATATTATTACTAGTATCAATAATCCACTTGCAATATATAAATTGATATCTCCTAAAATTTTTATGCCTTTATCTATGCCACTTACAGCAGTCCAAATAGTTATAACCGTTATAATTAATATGATTATTATTTGAATCAATGCAGTTTCTGGTATGTTGAATAGGTAATTTAATCCGCTATTGATCTGCAGAGTACCTAATCCCAAAGAAGTGGCTACCCCTGCAACTGTAGCAAAGACTGCAAGAATATCTATTAATTTACCAATTGGTC encodes:
- the iadA gene encoding beta-aspartyl-peptidase produces the protein MITIIRNINVYKPEPIGIKDILLMGDKIAAIEDKIHINLNGLVEVKEIDGTGKILVPGFIDCHVHILGGGGEGGFSTRTPEATLSSFTTAGVTTVVGTLGTDGVARDMNALLAKARGLEEEGITTYVYTGSYRLPLNTLTGEIMKDIMFIDKVIGIGEVAISDHRSSQPTFEEFIRAAADARVAGMLSGKAGIVNVHVGDGPRKLEFLFRTIEETEIPITQFLPTHINRNSELFEDAIKYAKMGGYIDFTASEDPELWEEQDGEVSFSKGLKRILEEGIHLDNFTLSSDGQGSLPIFNEKKEFVGIGVGKSISLLVGIKDCVFNENIPLEIAIRAVTCNPAKILKLNGKGRIERYFDADLCILDEKSLDIDMVIAKGKIMVENRKAVVFGTFEE
- a CDS encoding dipeptidase → MLIDIHGDIWTDVTVKRSLGERDIIKRYHLDRFKKGDMAGGAFIVWIDPPHVERPKERFLESIKYMCQEIWENQDILRVIFNSKGFYAAVAEGKLAVILGMEGLSPLGDDPEGIYVLYQLGFRQISLTWNEQNAFGTGARGDTNRGLTELGKRAVKIMENLGIILDVSHANDRTFWDIYKVATKPIIASHSNARVLCPVKRNLTDEQIKAIGERGGLIGINAFNEFIHADRDKRNVDYLINHMEHIAELIGIDHLAFGFDFFEYLEEDTSQSFIEDPYRGTSGIEDISKAPNLISKLQERGFSQEDIERISYKNYLRIMDIVCG
- a CDS encoding glycine betaine uptake BCCT transporter, with the protein product MNNMKQNDNRVFHISLIISILIVLWGIIGQSSFANFANSLLVFLTNNFGWAYLISMLIFVVFAIILAFSKYGNLKLGPDDSEPEYSNASWFAMLFGAGMGIGLVFWGVAEPLSHFVAPPGMEAGSVEAADFAMKSSFMHWGFHPWANYSIIGLALAYFQFRKDKPGLISSIFIPLFGEERVNGPIGKLIDILAVFATVAGVATSLGLGTLQINSGLNYLFNIPETALIQIIIILIITVITIWTAVSGIDKGIKILGDINLYIASGLLILVIILGPTLAIINNFTNGLGLYISDFIKDSLSISAFGDNSWVNNWRIFYWAWWIAWAPFVGSFIARISKGRTIKEFVGGVILAPALVSIIWFAAFGSLGLNLSDTVGLDTLSQAAQFPETALFKVFEYYPLTNILSFITVILLTTFFITSSNSATFVLGMFTSNGDLNPTNSKKFLWGVVQALLATALLLSGGLEALQTASVAAAFPFIFVMLLAMVSLMKAFRKENI